In Sceloporus undulatus isolate JIND9_A2432 ecotype Alabama unplaced genomic scaffold, SceUnd_v1.1 scaffold_23, whole genome shotgun sequence, a genomic segment contains:
- the LOC121917528 gene encoding E3 SUMO-protein ligase ZBED1-like isoform X1, with protein MEVCAEVKTDMEDVSSKRVSEFLQKCVKLEDHERDAQPKEEIIEVQTLPILTPSYPQTVQEEISMVFNTCAMPANLGPCTRRRREKGSGHDGTSTSLYVDRRKSKVWNYYTKLGDAYVECNVCKKQLSFHNSTTTMREHLVRKHSIRDTLLSQLKDDQIADPDYVAQETAIKRARQLTPENNNQYHTVPCTEPRTDVILELVLEMIFRDLHPLSVVKDKGFGLLIGYLEPSFILPSPMQLSSMLWHRYNVVKQHLEYYLQTAQSIVICAEFWLSQPNQTYLTIMASFIDREWRRARCILETQQVHENKTESNLGDRLYSVLTDFALSNKNVFCVMHDSLQDMELNSSQLKCVYGWTSLCCAAHLLHQCVKAGLEVEQVQEALSAARSIVCYFQQDAKATCSLNSKLEAINKTKLKLVMDTGARWVTTIEMCECLLDLKWAIMSVLEEHPKGTTVVQNLADHQWKLLQDLVPVMRTLKIATSFLREEQNFSISSLMPCIHGIVTAIGQQSEEASGIIKTVVNNIRSELTQRWGILDDEKLLESPAVVASFLDPRFKEMRFLSPSLRSELHKKIKSMLSQFFNHQSPISNQFWVPNSDYKAEVGEAGNQLSTHKERGPSGQSQSMYDILLGKDPTESMPEIHQQLENYIVEPLCKRSTNPLDWWKNNEHRFPSVARLARQYLAIPATVVPPDQAFAASESALEHRRGVLAPENLDQILFLHQNFDFLESVRNGNENLTKTVHNQF; from the exons ATGGAAGTATGTGCTGAAGTAAAG ACCGACATGGAAGATGTGAGCTCCAAAAGGGTCAGTGAATTCTTGCAGAAATGTGTCAAACTTGAGGATCATGAAAGGGATGCTCAGCCCAAGGAGGAGATCATAGAAGTGCAAACTCTCCCTATACTCACCCCATCCTACCCTCAGACAGTACAAG agGAAATATCAATGGTCTTCAACACCTGTGCCATGCCAGCCAACCTGGGACCATGCACCAGAAGGAGGCGCGAAAAAGGTAGTGGCCACGATGGGACAAGCACATCTCTCTACGTTGACCGGCGCAAATCCAAGGTGTGGAACTATTACACCAAGCTGGGGGATGCCTATGTCGAATGCAACGTCTGCAAGAAACAGCTGTCCTTCCACAATAGCACCACTACCATGAGGGAACAcctggtgaggaaacacagcaTTCGTGACACTTTGTTATCTCAATTAAAGGATGACCAGATTGCAGACCCTGACTACGTTGCTCAGGAAACTGCAATAAAAAGGGCCCGCCAGCTGACACCTGAAAACAATAATCAGTACCACACTGTGCCCTGCACAGAACCCAGGACTGATGTGATTCTGGAACTTGTGTTAGAAATGATTTTTCGGGACCTTCATCCCCTTTCAGTAGTGAAGGACAAAGGCTTTGGCCTTCTAATTGGCTATCTAGAACCCAGTTTTATTCTTCCATCTCCTATGCAGCTCTCTAGCATGTTATGGCACCGATATAATGTTGTCAAGCAACACCTAGAATACTACCTACAAACAGCCCAATCTATTGTAATCTGTGCTGAGTTCTGGCTCTCCCAGCCCAACCAGACATACCTGACAATCATGGCTAGCTTTATTGATAGAGAATGGCGTCGGGCAAGATGTATCTTGGAGACCCAACAGGtgcatgaaaacaaaacagagagcaATTTGGGAGACAGGCTATACTCGGTCTTGACTGACTTTGCGTTATCCAATAAGAATGTTTTCTGTGTGATGCATGACAGCCTTCAGGACATGGAGTTGAACTCGTCACAACTCAAGTGTGTCTATGGCTGGACTAGCCTTTGCTGTGCTGCTCACCTGCTGCATCAGTGTGTCAAGGCAGGTCTTGAGGTGGAGCAGGTGCAAGAGGCCCTGAGTGCTGCTCGTAGCATTGTCTGCTACTTTCAGCAGGATGCTAAGGCTACCTGCTCACTAAACAGCAAACTGGAAGCCATCAACAAGACTAAACTGAAGCTGGTGATGGACACTGGAGCTCGGTGGGTAACCACCATTGAAATGTGTGAGTGTCTACTGGATCTCAAGTGGGCTATCATGTCTGTGTTGGAGGAACATCCCAAGGGAACAACAGTGGTCCAGAATTTGGCTGACCACCAGTGGAAGCTCTtgcaggatctggtgcctgtcATGAGAACACTAAAGATTGCCACTTCCTTCTTGCGGGAGGAGCAGAacttctccatctcttccttgATGCCGTGCATCCATGGAATTGTTACTGCCATCGGGCAGCAGTCAGAAGAAGCAAGCGGCATCATCAAGACTGTGGTGAACAATATCAGGTCGGAACTCACACAGCGTTGGGGAATCTTAGATGATGAGAAACTGCTGGAGAGCCCAGCAGTGGTGGCATCCTTCTTAGACCCACGCTTCAAAGAAATGAGATTCCTCAGCCCCAGTCTGCGGAGTGAGCTGcacaaaaaaatcaaaagcatGTTGTCCCAGTTCTTTAACCACCAGTCCCCAATCTCAAACCAATTTTGGGTTCCAAACTCTGACTACAAAGCAGAGGTTGGTGAAGCAGGCAACCAGCTCTCTACTCACAAGGAAAGAGGTCCAAGCGGGCAGTCCCAGAGTATGTATGACATCCTTTTAGGAAAAGACCCAACTGAGAGTATGCCTGAGATCCACCAGCAACTGGAGAACTACATTGTGGAACCCCTGTGCAAGCGTAGCACTAACCCCTTGGACTGGTGGAAGAACAATGAACATCGTTTTCCCTCTGTAGCCAGATTAGCCCGGCAGTACCTGGCCATACCTGCAACAGTTGTGCCCCCAGATCAGGCCTTTGCTGCCAGCGAAAGTGCCCTGGAGCACAGGAGAGGTGTACTTGCCCCAGAAAACCTGGACCAAATTCTCTTCTTGCATCAAAATTTTGATTTCTTAGAATCTGTGAGAAATGGCAATGAGAATCTGACTAAAACTGTGCACAACCAGTTCTGA
- the LOC121917528 gene encoding E3 SUMO-protein ligase ZBED1-like isoform X2 — MEDVSSKRVSEFLQKCVKLEDHERDAQPKEEIIEVQTLPILTPSYPQTVQEEISMVFNTCAMPANLGPCTRRRREKGSGHDGTSTSLYVDRRKSKVWNYYTKLGDAYVECNVCKKQLSFHNSTTTMREHLVRKHSIRDTLLSQLKDDQIADPDYVAQETAIKRARQLTPENNNQYHTVPCTEPRTDVILELVLEMIFRDLHPLSVVKDKGFGLLIGYLEPSFILPSPMQLSSMLWHRYNVVKQHLEYYLQTAQSIVICAEFWLSQPNQTYLTIMASFIDREWRRARCILETQQVHENKTESNLGDRLYSVLTDFALSNKNVFCVMHDSLQDMELNSSQLKCVYGWTSLCCAAHLLHQCVKAGLEVEQVQEALSAARSIVCYFQQDAKATCSLNSKLEAINKTKLKLVMDTGARWVTTIEMCECLLDLKWAIMSVLEEHPKGTTVVQNLADHQWKLLQDLVPVMRTLKIATSFLREEQNFSISSLMPCIHGIVTAIGQQSEEASGIIKTVVNNIRSELTQRWGILDDEKLLESPAVVASFLDPRFKEMRFLSPSLRSELHKKIKSMLSQFFNHQSPISNQFWVPNSDYKAEVGEAGNQLSTHKERGPSGQSQSMYDILLGKDPTESMPEIHQQLENYIVEPLCKRSTNPLDWWKNNEHRFPSVARLARQYLAIPATVVPPDQAFAASESALEHRRGVLAPENLDQILFLHQNFDFLESVRNGNENLTKTVHNQF; from the exons ATGGAAGATGTGAGCTCCAAAAGGGTCAGTGAATTCTTGCAGAAATGTGTCAAACTTGAGGATCATGAAAGGGATGCTCAGCCCAAGGAGGAGATCATAGAAGTGCAAACTCTCCCTATACTCACCCCATCCTACCCTCAGACAGTACAAG agGAAATATCAATGGTCTTCAACACCTGTGCCATGCCAGCCAACCTGGGACCATGCACCAGAAGGAGGCGCGAAAAAGGTAGTGGCCACGATGGGACAAGCACATCTCTCTACGTTGACCGGCGCAAATCCAAGGTGTGGAACTATTACACCAAGCTGGGGGATGCCTATGTCGAATGCAACGTCTGCAAGAAACAGCTGTCCTTCCACAATAGCACCACTACCATGAGGGAACAcctggtgaggaaacacagcaTTCGTGACACTTTGTTATCTCAATTAAAGGATGACCAGATTGCAGACCCTGACTACGTTGCTCAGGAAACTGCAATAAAAAGGGCCCGCCAGCTGACACCTGAAAACAATAATCAGTACCACACTGTGCCCTGCACAGAACCCAGGACTGATGTGATTCTGGAACTTGTGTTAGAAATGATTTTTCGGGACCTTCATCCCCTTTCAGTAGTGAAGGACAAAGGCTTTGGCCTTCTAATTGGCTATCTAGAACCCAGTTTTATTCTTCCATCTCCTATGCAGCTCTCTAGCATGTTATGGCACCGATATAATGTTGTCAAGCAACACCTAGAATACTACCTACAAACAGCCCAATCTATTGTAATCTGTGCTGAGTTCTGGCTCTCCCAGCCCAACCAGACATACCTGACAATCATGGCTAGCTTTATTGATAGAGAATGGCGTCGGGCAAGATGTATCTTGGAGACCCAACAGGtgcatgaaaacaaaacagagagcaATTTGGGAGACAGGCTATACTCGGTCTTGACTGACTTTGCGTTATCCAATAAGAATGTTTTCTGTGTGATGCATGACAGCCTTCAGGACATGGAGTTGAACTCGTCACAACTCAAGTGTGTCTATGGCTGGACTAGCCTTTGCTGTGCTGCTCACCTGCTGCATCAGTGTGTCAAGGCAGGTCTTGAGGTGGAGCAGGTGCAAGAGGCCCTGAGTGCTGCTCGTAGCATTGTCTGCTACTTTCAGCAGGATGCTAAGGCTACCTGCTCACTAAACAGCAAACTGGAAGCCATCAACAAGACTAAACTGAAGCTGGTGATGGACACTGGAGCTCGGTGGGTAACCACCATTGAAATGTGTGAGTGTCTACTGGATCTCAAGTGGGCTATCATGTCTGTGTTGGAGGAACATCCCAAGGGAACAACAGTGGTCCAGAATTTGGCTGACCACCAGTGGAAGCTCTtgcaggatctggtgcctgtcATGAGAACACTAAAGATTGCCACTTCCTTCTTGCGGGAGGAGCAGAacttctccatctcttccttgATGCCGTGCATCCATGGAATTGTTACTGCCATCGGGCAGCAGTCAGAAGAAGCAAGCGGCATCATCAAGACTGTGGTGAACAATATCAGGTCGGAACTCACACAGCGTTGGGGAATCTTAGATGATGAGAAACTGCTGGAGAGCCCAGCAGTGGTGGCATCCTTCTTAGACCCACGCTTCAAAGAAATGAGATTCCTCAGCCCCAGTCTGCGGAGTGAGCTGcacaaaaaaatcaaaagcatGTTGTCCCAGTTCTTTAACCACCAGTCCCCAATCTCAAACCAATTTTGGGTTCCAAACTCTGACTACAAAGCAGAGGTTGGTGAAGCAGGCAACCAGCTCTCTACTCACAAGGAAAGAGGTCCAAGCGGGCAGTCCCAGAGTATGTATGACATCCTTTTAGGAAAAGACCCAACTGAGAGTATGCCTGAGATCCACCAGCAACTGGAGAACTACATTGTGGAACCCCTGTGCAAGCGTAGCACTAACCCCTTGGACTGGTGGAAGAACAATGAACATCGTTTTCCCTCTGTAGCCAGATTAGCCCGGCAGTACCTGGCCATACCTGCAACAGTTGTGCCCCCAGATCAGGCCTTTGCTGCCAGCGAAAGTGCCCTGGAGCACAGGAGAGGTGTACTTGCCCCAGAAAACCTGGACCAAATTCTCTTCTTGCATCAAAATTTTGATTTCTTAGAATCTGTGAGAAATGGCAATGAGAATCTGACTAAAACTGTGCACAACCAGTTCTGA
- the LOC121917527 gene encoding zinc finger protein 541-like: protein MDQYPCDDGSLQSEMQLHEFSGNQALDCNDTFSHDLCPDMRDMIYSGLNNVDVDPSLSATNINNDSLEDNLDSLSLYSVKDCDSTKLLDDCDTDSRPLLHELGLPAPSAPKEAEQGGRSSSGNGKKGKNQQSSPQAPFLDCSLCGKVFSSTSSLSKHYVTHSQERKHVCKICSKAFKRQDHLSGHMLTHQKTKPFMCIEQGCNKSYSDHRSLRRHYEMHHGLKLLKDDDASEGAPSPHESRIQMGSNNTRTAERLAVHPEPQAPNDFLLANRDLLRCIVSNFVGQKFPPASSPSVGQNEPNSRRSLQACTSLCGQISCVPTSSAMLMETTGDTEMKELYSCQKNTTSSSFYTIINPGNVSVLGPAENTNLPDRQPHSDPPFPLEATPMEYWSNSGIPHFPLFRGQKIPATSHQSSGSFQWVRNVPPACTKSKGSGVYVAQMSSASGQDISQGVGGTSPAFDSLSHNIDHPDVLSFSPLLKTQGEISGEPKLSGFEETFRSGTRFPDAPQQGVLQKSETGPVFRQLFMKSQESSVNQDKLQVQSHLFQRITKSQHIVSHTQISAPSQLVVGETEQVVAKPHQSMLQQQQTDLLHSVTEPTEREQSPIHAKKALAQFQKDFPSESEKEGQHSATVLQPFQPFSVQPVNSDSISHAKQARTLKAGCLGFKDFSNPSQSLMYESTPGNHTYGKLSQLENGSPGSRKKEKSKASTKESGGKGHSRCGRPRRKEKPKFDVSSVASPSQVAMASFSLPSTSFDNGARGKAKLPIFNRIQGGNIYSYTNAVREEHFSPGCGKTEGDPGDKSEHGSNFVCTTCSQLFYTERGLNSHMCFYSEQWRPPPMKENQQACEAENLQAQKLSFKAAGDGDTTSEIKRPSEDVAVAPFVIPVSVPVTTTNRQQEDKADEKESQDEKDFQEGMPPKKKKRRTCPKSLFIPPPPLVCSEIQPGTGGCYQSNLRSPVFLMDHLLQGLVQCSPYTPPPMLSPIREGSGLYFNTLCSSSANTATTNAYSSVLNGVDGALLFSLVKDTTKISIEPHINIGSRFQAEIPDLQDRSSMENYEHPASLVWKPWGDITTNKETQKRVTDLLKLACSSAMPGGGTNIELAVHCLHEAQGNILEALEMLLLQGPQKSPFHPLANYHYSGSHLWTTTEKQLFKKAFGLHKKDFYLIQKKIQTKTVSQCVEYYYSWKKILKFDCSRTQVVEKRKREQDEVEMDEEKIMCSPKKKQCHLPKQENKLKPRTYKKAAQSTFSPTCSQKDILDRPRSTDSQGVFPCKECARVFEKIKSRNAHMKRHRLQEQMEPMIKIKWPTKHLKHEPKKEERNPDISFLQW, encoded by the exons AATTAGGGCTTCCTGCCCCTTCAGCACCAAAAGAAGCGGAGCAAGGAGGCAGATCCAGCTCTGGCAATGGAAAGAAAGGCAAGAACCAGCAAAGCTCCCCTCAAGCTCCTTTTCTGGATTGCAGCCTCTGTGGGAAGGTTTTCAGCAGCACCAGTTCACTTAGCAAGCATTATGTGACTCACAGCCAGGAACGGAAGCATGTCTGCAAGATCTGCAGCAAAGCATTTAAGCGGCAGGACCACCT GAGTGGTCACATGCtaacccaccaaaaaacaaagcCGTTCATGTGCATAGAACAAGGTTGCAATAAGAGTTACTCAGACCATCGGTCTCTTCGGCGGCATTATGAAATGCACCATGGTTTGAAGTTGTTAAAGGATGATGATGCTTCTGAAGGTGCCCCTTCTCCACATGAGTCCCGAATCCAGATGGGATCCAACAACACTAGAACTGCAGAGAGACTGGCTGTTCATCCTGAACCTCAAGCCCCTAATGATTTCCTCTTGGCCAACAGAGACTTGTTGAGGTGTATTGTCAGTAACTTTGTTGGCCAGAAGTTTCCACCCGCTTCTTCACCCTCGGTGGGACAGAATGAACCAAACTCCAGGAGATCCTTGCAAGCTTGCACCTCCCTTTGTGGGCAGATTTCCTGTGTTCCCACAAGTTCTGCTATGCTCATGGAAACCACAGGTGATACAGAAATGAAGGAACTTTATTCTTGTCAAAAGAATACAACGTCTTCCAGTTTCTATACCATCATTAATCCTGGAAATGTATCTGTACTTGGGCCAGCAGAGAACACAAATTTGCCAGACCGACAGCCACATTCAGACCCTCCCTTCCCTTTAGAAGCCACACCCATGGAGTATTGGTCAAACAGTGGTATTCCTCATTTCCCGTTATTCAGAGGCCAAAAGATTCCTGCTACTTCTCACCAGTCAAGCGGCAGCTTCCAGTGGGTTAGAAATGTGCCACCAGCTTGCACCAAAAGCAAAGGCAGTGGTGTTTATGTTGCTCAGATGTCATCTGCTTCAGGTCAAGACATTTCACAAGGAGTTGGGGGGACTTCCCCTGCTTTTGATTCTTTGTCACATAACAttgaccatccagatgttttaTCCTTCAGCCCACTCTTAAAAACACAAGGGGAAATCTCTGGGGAGCCAAAGCTCAGTGGCTTTGAAGAGACTTTTAGGTCAGGAACAAGGTTTCCAGATGCTCCACAGCAAGGTGTTCTGCAGAAGAGTGAAACAGGGCCAGTCTTCAGGCAACTGTTTATGAAATCGCAAGAATCTTCTGTGAACCAGGACAAACTACAAGTTCAGAGTCACCTGTTCCAGAGGATCACCAAATCTCAGCACATCGTGTCTCACACCCAGATTTCTGCTCCATCGCAGCTAGTAGTTGGGGAGACTGAGCAGGTAGTAGCGAAACCACACCAGAGCatgttgcagcagcagcagactgATTTACTTCACTCAGTTACAGAACCAACAGAAAGGGAACAATCTCCTATACATGCAAAAAAGGCCTTGGCCCAATTTCAGAAGGACTTCCCATCTGAAAGTGAAAAAGAAGGGCAGCACTCAGCTACTGTTCTGCAGCCCTTTCAGCCATTTTCTGTACAACCTGTAAACTCGGACAGCATTTCTCATGCAAAGCAGGCCAGGACCTTGAAGGCAGGATGCCTGGGATTCAAAGACTTCTCTAACCCTAGCCAGTCACTAATGTATGAATCCACTCCAGGAAACCACACTTATGGGAAACTGAGCCAGTTAGAGAATGGCTCTCCTGgatcaaggaagaaagagaagagcaaaGCTTCTACCAAAGAATCAGGAGGCAAAGGGCATTCTCGATGTGGTAGACCCCGTCGGAAAGAGAAGCCAAAGTTCGACGTGTCTTCTGTAGCTTCTCCCAGTCAAGTGGCCATGGCATCCTTCTCCTTGCCTAGTACCTCATTTGACAATGGGGCCAGAGGGAAGGCAAAGCTGCCTATTTTCAACAGAATTCAG GGTGGAAATATCTACAGTTATACTAATGCAGTGAGGGAAGAACACTTTTCTCCTGGATG TGGTAAGACTGAGGGAGATCCTGGAGACAAGAGTGAGCATGGAAGCAACTTTGTTTGCACAACCTGCAGTCAGCTCTTTTATACTGAGAGGGGCCTGAACAGTCATATGTGTTTCTATAGTGAGCAGTGGCGGCCTCCACCAATGAAGGAAAACCAGCAG GCATGTGAGGCAGAAAATTTACAAGCTCAGAAACTGTCCTTCAAGGCAGCAGGAGATGGAGACACTACTTCTGAAATCAAAAGGCCTTCAGAAGATGTAGCTGTAGCACCTTTTGTAATTCCCGTCTCAGTACCTGTAACAACTACAAATCGGCAGCAAGAGGACAAA GCTGATGAGAAGGAAAGCCAGGATGAAAAGGATTTCCAGGAAGGCATGccaccaaagaagaagaagaggaggacttgcccaaagtcacttttCATCCCACCACCTCCACTAGTCTGCAGTGAAATACAACCTGGCACTGGAGGATGCTACCAGAGTAACCTTCGCTCACCTGTCTTCCTCATGGATCACCTCCTGCAGGGCTTAGTCCAGTGCTCACCATATACACCTCCACCAATGCTCAGCCCCATTCGTGAGGGTTCAGGACTATATTTCAACACTCTTTGTTCCTCCTCTGCAAATACTGCTACTACCAATGCATATAGCTCAGTTTTAA ATGGAGTGGATGGAGCCCTTTTGTTCTCCCTTGTGAAAGATACCACCAAAATCAGCATAGAACC CCACATTAATATTGGAAGTCGTTTTCAGGCAGAAATACCTGACCTCCAAGACAGATCATCCATGGAGAACTATGAACATCCTGCTTCGCTAGTCTGGAAGCCATGGGGTGATATCACAACCAATAAGGAAACACAGAAAAGAG TGACAGATCTGTTAAAATTGGCCTGCTCCAGTGCGATGCCAGGAGGAGGGACCAACATAGAGCTAGCTGTCCATTGTCTGCATGAAGCCCAAGGAAATATTTTG GAAGCGCTGGAGATGCTGTTACTCCAAGGACCACAGAAGTCTCCTTTTCATCCTCTCGCTAACTATCATTACTCAG GTTCACATCTATGGACTACAACTGAGAAGCAGTTGTTTAAGAAGGCCTTTGGCTTGCACAAGAAGGATTTTTATCTCATACAAAAGAAG ATACAAACTAAGACTGTTTCCCAATGTGTTGAATACTACTATAGCtggaaaaaaatactaaaatttgACTGCAGTCGAACACAAGtggtagaaaagaggaagagagagcaggATGAGGTAGAAATGGATGAAGAAAAG ATTATGTGCAGCCCAAAGAAAAAGCAATGCCACCTGCCTAAACAGGAAAATAAGCTAAAGCCAAGGACTTACAAAAAAGCAGCACAGAGCACCTTCAGCCCAACCTGCAGCCAGAAGGACATTCTAGATAGGCCCAGAAGCACAGACAGTCAGGGCGTATTCCCATGTAAAGAGTGTGCAAG AGTGTTCGAGAAGATAAAAAGCCGGAATGCTCACATGAAGCGCCATCGCCTCCAGGAGCAGATGGAGCCAATGATAAAGATTAAGTGGCCAACAAAGCATCTAAAACATGAgccaaagaaggaagaaagaaacccGGATATTAGTTTCCTACAGTGGTAA